The following are encoded in a window of Haloarcula halophila genomic DNA:
- a CDS encoding carbonic anhydrase → MNQVVAELLANNAEHADSFRSRFGDVQDAQHPEAVTVCCADSRVLQDHIFGNDDPGRLFTCSNIGNRVVQRTASGEAVSGDVLYPLAHTGTKTAVVVGHTGCGAVTATYDDLTEGLSEPPGIEHCLGLLKPHLEAGVDALPDDVDRPGAINRLVEYNVDRQVEFLRESDDVADDVDVVGVVYDFQDVYSDRRGELQVVNVGGETSVDTLRERYPEIGDRIDRLWEY, encoded by the coding sequence ATGAACCAGGTGGTCGCCGAGTTACTCGCCAATAACGCCGAACACGCCGATTCGTTTCGATCCCGGTTCGGCGACGTGCAGGACGCACAACATCCCGAAGCCGTCACTGTCTGCTGTGCTGACTCGCGTGTCCTGCAAGACCACATCTTCGGCAACGACGACCCCGGCCGTCTGTTCACCTGTAGCAACATCGGGAACCGCGTCGTCCAGCGGACCGCATCGGGCGAGGCCGTCTCCGGCGACGTGCTCTATCCGCTGGCACACACCGGCACCAAGACCGCCGTGGTCGTCGGTCACACCGGCTGTGGGGCCGTCACCGCGACGTACGACGACCTGACCGAGGGTCTCTCGGAGCCCCCGGGGATCGAACACTGTCTCGGCCTGCTCAAACCACACCTCGAAGCCGGCGTCGACGCACTTCCCGACGACGTCGATCGCCCGGGCGCGATCAACCGGCTCGTCGAGTACAACGTCGATCGGCAGGTGGAGTTCCTCCGCGAAAGCGACGACGTAGCCGACGACGTCGACGTCGTCGGCGTCGTCTACGACTTCCAGGACGTGTACAGCGACCGCCGTGGCGAACTCCAGGTCGTCAACGTCGGCGGCGAGACGAGCGTCGACACGCTCCGTGAGCGGTACCCCGAGATCGGGGATCGGATCGATCGCCTCTGGGAGTACTGA
- a CDS encoding chorismate mutase translates to MSSEPTPEDMSLEELRDEIRTIDREIVEKIAQRTYVADTIAQVKDERGLPTTDEEQEQAVMDRAGENARRFDVDANLVKAMFRLLIELNKVEQRENR, encoded by the coding sequence ATGAGTTCAGAGCCAACCCCCGAGGACATGTCCCTGGAGGAACTGCGCGACGAGATCCGGACTATCGACCGCGAGATCGTCGAGAAGATCGCACAGCGGACCTACGTCGCCGACACGATCGCGCAAGTCAAAGACGAACGGGGCCTGCCGACGACCGACGAGGAACAGGAACAGGCCGTGATGGACCGCGCCGGCGAGAACGCCCGCCGGTTCGACGTCGACGCGAACCTGGTGAAGGCGATGTTCCGGTTGCTCATCGAGTTGAACAAGGTCGAACAGCGAGAGAACCGGTGA
- a CDS encoding shikimate kinase, with translation MEGKAVAPAAGTVLNALATGRGSAFAIDEYTTATVEVTTETGVTGAIDGAPEADTRLIERCVEYVIDAHGDQDASGGHVYTESEVPMASGLKSSSAAANATVMATLDALDATDQMSRADMARLGVMAARDAGVTITGAFDDASASMLGGVTVTDNETDDLLSREAVEWDVLVWSPPEQSFSADADVERCKQIAPMARLVEDLALDGEYQRAMTVNGLAFCAALGYDTDPLVEGMAAVDGVSLSGTGPSFTAVGDREALETVKTYWDRRDGETLLTTTQTAGTQTV, from the coding sequence ATGGAAGGTAAGGCAGTGGCACCGGCGGCGGGCACCGTCCTCAACGCCCTCGCGACCGGGCGCGGATCGGCGTTCGCTATCGACGAGTACACGACTGCGACAGTCGAGGTGACGACGGAGACCGGCGTCACCGGCGCGATCGACGGCGCGCCCGAGGCGGATACGCGACTGATCGAACGCTGTGTCGAATACGTCATCGATGCCCACGGCGACCAGGACGCCAGTGGCGGCCACGTCTATACGGAGAGTGAGGTCCCGATGGCCTCCGGGTTGAAAAGCTCCAGCGCGGCCGCCAACGCCACGGTGATGGCGACGCTGGACGCCCTCGACGCGACCGACCAGATGTCGCGTGCGGATATGGCCCGACTCGGCGTGATGGCAGCCCGGGACGCCGGCGTGACGATCACCGGCGCGTTCGACGACGCCTCGGCCTCGATGCTGGGCGGGGTCACCGTCACCGACAACGAGACCGACGACCTGCTCTCCCGCGAGGCCGTCGAGTGGGACGTGTTGGTCTGGTCCCCGCCCGAGCAGTCCTTCTCCGCGGACGCCGACGTCGAGCGCTGTAAACAGATCGCTCCGATGGCCCGACTGGTCGAGGACCTCGCACTGGACGGGGAGTACCAGCGGGCGATGACGGTCAACGGCCTGGCGTTCTGTGCCGCGCTGGGGTACGACACCGATCCACTCGTCGAGGGGATGGCAGCCGTCGACGGCGTCTCACTCTCGGGGACCGGCCCCTCGTTTACCGCCGTCGGCGACCGTGAGGCACTCGAAACCGTCAAGACCTACTGGGACCGCCGAGACGGAGAGACGCTACTGACGACCACACAGACAGCGGGAACACAGACAGTATGA
- a CDS encoding DUF5796 family protein: MSNRSDIPPDTLSVELTEDGVVVEYLDGRRVYYYGVPETVEGSVRTPPGKDTHVLVTDRSETTGILVYVNDLRTHDDILEETGVGRVILDDGDTDELFPGITVRDEQMRVVVDVDFEVADGRIFVFEEDELGERSYEVVPETD, from the coding sequence ATGAGCAACCGTTCGGACATTCCGCCGGATACGCTGTCCGTCGAACTCACCGAAGACGGCGTCGTCGTCGAGTATCTCGACGGCAGGCGCGTCTACTACTACGGCGTCCCCGAAACCGTCGAGGGCAGCGTCCGCACGCCGCCCGGAAAAGACACCCACGTCCTGGTGACCGACCGGAGCGAGACCACGGGCATCCTGGTCTACGTCAACGACCTCCGGACCCACGACGACATCCTCGAAGAGACCGGCGTCGGCCGCGTCATTCTCGACGACGGCGACACTGACGAGCTGTTCCCTGGGATCACCGTTCGGGACGAACAGATGCGTGTCGTCGTCGACGTGGACTTCGAGGTCGCTGACGGTCGGATCTTCGTCTTCGAAGAGGACGAACTCGGCGAACGGAGTTACGAGGTCGTTCCGGAGACGGACTAA
- a CDS encoding PadR family transcriptional regulator — MHDLTGFQRDLLYVISGLEEPHGLAIKDELEEYYEKEIHHGRLYPNLDTLVEKGLVEKGQRDRRTNFYTLTRRGRREIEARRDWEAQYMGE, encoded by the coding sequence ATGCACGACCTGACCGGCTTCCAGCGCGACCTCCTCTACGTCATCTCCGGATTAGAGGAACCCCACGGGCTGGCGATCAAGGACGAACTCGAAGAGTACTACGAGAAGGAGATCCACCACGGACGGCTCTATCCGAATCTCGACACGCTCGTCGAAAAAGGACTCGTCGAGAAAGGGCAGCGTGACCGGCGGACGAATTTCTATACACTGACACGCAGGGGGCGTCGCGAGATCGAGGCTCGGCGCGACTGGGAAGCGCAGTATATGGGAGAGTAA